A stretch of the Porites lutea chromosome 12, jaPorLute2.1, whole genome shotgun sequence genome encodes the following:
- the LOC140921461 gene encoding transcription factor Jun-like gives MEASFYDEENMPATSTSQGSTYDKGKLKLDFSSTNTRRQTSLDGAVLTSPDLHLLTLGSPELEKLIMGYGGILTTPTPSQLFKGTSSVTEQQEMYARGFMEALQRLHDQQEPSSQVTNVPVTQNVLTSAGQGPVNPPFATVTGINNTRSTVASTTPMLATGTSTISTQSLPLVSLQSSGAANQIFPDFQRAAAVQFEPSTSYSQLLNVQIPPQQPRLTNVKIENESQVVPGTPPLPPIDLALQETVKNERKKQRNRVAASKCRKRKLEKEADLEDKVTQLKGINTKLHAEISALKRQVSDLKLKVMDHVQGGCEIMLLNQPQGLAVN, from the coding sequence ATGGAAGCATCATTTTATGACGAAGAAAATATGCCGGCAACATCTACTTCTCAAGGATCAACCTACGATAAAGGCAAACTGAAGCTAGATTTTTCGTCGACGAACACGCGGCGGCAAACTTCACTTGATGGCGCTGTTTTAACGTCTCCTGACTTACATTTACTAACTTTGGGTTCTCCTGAATTGGAAAAGTTAATCATGGGTTATGGAGGTATCTTGACAACTCCTACTCCGAGTCAGTTGTTCAAGGGAACGTCGTCAGTCACAGAACAACAAGAAATGTACGCGCGGGGTTTTATGGAGGCATTGCAACGGCTTCACGATCAACAGGAACCGTCAAGTCAGGTGACAAATGTACCTGTTACGCAGAACGTTCTAACTTCAGCCGGACAAGGTCCTGTTAACCCGCCGTTTGCTACAGTTACCGGGATAAATAATACGAGGAGTACAGTCGCTAGTACTACTCCAATGCTCGCGACCGGTACCTCGACAATTTCGACTCAGTCACTTCCGCTGGTTTCGTTACAATCTTCTGGCGCCGCAAACCAAATTTTTCCTGACTTTCAAAGGGCCGCGGCGGTTCAGTTTGAACCTAGTACAAGTTACAGTCAGCTTTTGAACGTGCAAATTCCACCTCAACAGCCACGATTAACGAACGTAAAGATCGAGAACGAATCACAAGTTGTGCCAGGAACGCCTCCTCTTCCACCGATCGATTTGGCGTTACAGGAAACGGTGAAGAACGAGCGAAAGAAGCAGAGAAATCGTGTCGCGGCGTCAAAATGCCGAAAGAGAAAACTAGAAAAGGAGGCAGACCTTGAAGATAAAGTGACCCAACTTAAGGGAATCAACACAAAACTTCACGCCGAAATCAGCGCACTTAAGAGGCAGGTATCTGATCTGAAGCTTAAAGTTATGGACCATGTGCAAGGCGGCTGCGAGATCATGCTTTTGAATCAGCCACAGGGTTTAGCGGTGAACTAA
- the LOC140921468 gene encoding radial spoke head 1 homolog, with protein sequence MSSDEETIPDDDGLPYLGEYEGERNELDERHGFGRAKLPSGDTYEGNYENGKRHGHGVYRFKIGARYTGNYVEGKKNGDGVFLYPDGSKYDGSWINDLRNGWGTYTYPNGDTYEGEWYQGVRHGQGTYTYNETGSHYEGTWFHGKMQDEGHLVHSNHRYIGNFEENRPRGPGKYVFDSACVQLGKYVWKEEENQGEHEEDEAEILVTPMWEGKQICAIEDEETA encoded by the exons ATGTCCTCCGATGAAGAAACCATCCCCGATGACGATGGATTACCGTACCTCGGTGAATATGAGGGAGAACGAAATGAATTAGATGAGCGGCATGGTTTTGGAAGAGCGAAGCTGCCTAGCGGAGACACTTACGAGGGAAATTATGAAAATGGCAAGCGACATGGACACGGAGTTTACAG GTTCAAAATTGGAGCACGTTACACAGGAAATTACGTAGAGGGCAAGAAAAACGGCGATGGTGTCTTCTTGTATCCTGATGGATCCAAATACGATGGGTCCTGGATCAACGATCTACGGAACGGTTGGGGCACTTACACCTACCCTAACGGGGATACGTACGAAGGGGAGTGGTATCAGGGAGTTCGTCACGGCCAGGGGACCTACACCTATAATGAAACGGGCTCTCACTATGAGGGAACGTGGTTCCACGGCAAGATGCAAGATGAAGGTCACCTAGTGCACTCAAATCACAGATACATTGgtaattttgaagaaaacagGCCCAGGGGACCAGGAAAGTACGTGTTCGACTCCGCATGTGTACAGTTGGGTAAGTATGTATGGAAAGAAGAGGAAAACCAAGGCGAGCACGAAGAGGATGAAGCTGAGATTTTGGTTACACCCATGTGGGAAGGAAAACAGATTTGTGCTATCGAGGACGAGGAAACGGCATAG
- the LOC140921453 gene encoding uncharacterized protein, with protein sequence MSIKQGVPEDRELLSLAGDMLVIWKKLGLALGLKNSQLDEIEVDHLKGVDRSYAMLRKWKESRGSEASYERLAEGLNHKAVSRRDLIQAYCQEKGEAELQRKMSGLRVSCKDEADGVLNGLPSVEILPGKPFHVTQRRGGEIRKIEQAFSHLRQDAAESSLVSAVYVKGAPGCGKTQLARQFGKEYMKVSAGCGGQSPRRIVATLDARTPESLLESYKELHEKLELSKESEERGSLNERIKTYSNEIKNHLCKSSTVWLLIIDNLTVNDPLKEFWPTPEENSPWGEGLVLVTTQDSELVPRSHAYAKVVGLDEGMEQSDAKKLLSAISGMEADEDAVEVARLLGFYPLSLACAAVYVKQMREDRPFSKFSWKNYLANLKKYFAYLDHSDFTRHNPCYPQSMLPAAEFAAQRMAENNEVLRAAFVFLSYCALQPLPLDTVAEYVLCETAASGDQTIRVPDDVKVKIARCSLLIYPETGERGIEVVTLHQVMRLAFAQIRRKPDEQTKEMEETAEVEKRQLNGVLKILNKAYKIRKADVSKEAIATRIILCPHLREFVEKAEKSQFVEVNLLVQALVYLADGLVHVAGATDNNRVGLLERAYKINKQLSTTDISACELLCDLGYTYREAGQLDRVIPVLEEANHLCTAHTEPEWMKMRSRLLNILGFTYRESFQLDLAKEYMKMCAEVTRKAYGEKHVQVVERLCNLGIILHDRWENDEAIEVLEEAQKIIEACDTSRTELFIRAQVLNYTAKVHLRWYLGLRYTHPRAWSTKKHLEESNALHEEAVKIYEELHGDRHKFTAGTMMTYGTAKLHLGQVEQAYEMCQSAVQVYRSSGHIAWPRAGTWLADVLFVRKEYARAKSFLEELVNVHEDLHLVVSPGAYHPKALLAEACVHLGDVQYGKEMLTQCLREWEEKGMHPEHYWVARARAFLRLHEEQNTDDAVQEL encoded by the exons ATGTCGATCAAGCAAGGCGTGCCCGAAGATCGTGAACTTCTCAGTCTTGCTGGGGACATGTTAGTGATCTGGAAAAAACTCGGTTTGGCTTTGGGATTGAAAAATTCACAGTTAGACGAAATCGAAGTAGATCACTTGAAAGGAGTGGATAGGAGTTATGCTATGCTAAGAAAATGGAAGGAATCACGTGGCTCTGAAGCGAGTTATGAACGACTTGCTGAAGGACTTAATCACAAAGCAGTCAGTAGGCGTGACTTAATACAGGCATACTGCCAAGAAAAAG GAGAGGCTGAGTTGCAACGAAAAATGTCTGGACTGAGAGTTTCTTGTAAAGATGAAGCTGACGGTGTCTTAAATG gtCTGCCTTCCGTCGAGATTTTACCTGGTAAGCCATTTCATGTGACTCAAAGACGAGGAGGCGAAATAAGAAAGATTGAGCAAGCCTTTAGTCATTTGCGACAAGATGCGGCGGAAAGTTCGCTAGTATCAGCAGTGTATGTGAAAGGCGCTCCAGGGTGTGGTAAGACACAACTGGCAAGACAGTTTGGTAAAGAGTACATGAAGGTGAGCGCAGGTTGCGGCGGGCAGTCACCAAGGAGAATTGTCGCCACGTTGGATGCGCGGACGCCAGAGTCGCTTTTGGAATCGTATAAGGAACTACACGAAAAATTGGAACTGTCAAAGGAGAGCGAAGAAAGAGGAAGTCTGAATGAACGAATCAAGACTTACTCGAATGAGATTAAAAACCACCTTTGTAAAAGCTCTACTGTCTGGCTGTTAATCATTGATAATCTAACAGTCAATGATCCTCTTAAAGAATTCTGGCCAACGCCTGAAGAAAACAGCCCGTGGGGAGAAGGGTTAGTATTGGTAACAACACAGGATAGCGAGCTGGTACCCAGATCCCACGCATACGCCAAAGTTGTGGGTTTAGATGAAGGAATGGAACAGAGTGACGCAAAGAAATTGTTGAGCGCCATTTCTGGGATGGAGGCAGATGAGGACGCCGTAGAAGTCGCTCGGTTGCTGGGCTTTTACCCTCTGTCTCTTGCTTGTGCAGCAGTCTATGTAAAGCAGATGCGAGAAGATCGGCCGTTCTCAAAGTTTTCCTGGAAAAACTACCTAGCCAATCTTAAAAAATACTTTGCGTACCTTGATCATTCCGACTTTACACGTCATAATCCATGTTATCCACAATCGATGCTTCCAGCAGCCGAGTTTGCCGCCCAACGGATGGCGGAAAATAACGAAGTGCTCCGAGCTGCCTTCGTTTTTCTGTCTTATTGCGCCCTTCAACCCTTACCGTTGGACACCGTTGCAGAGTACGTCTTGTGCGAGACTGCTGCTTCCGGCGACCAAACCATTAGGGTCCCAGATGACGTTAAGGTTAAAATAGCTCGATGCTCTCTGCTGATCTATCCTGAGACGGGTGAAAGAGGAATTGAGGTAGTTACCCTCCATCAAGTCATGCGATTGGCATTTGCACAAATCAGGCGAAAACCGGACGAACAGACGAAAGAGATGGAAGAAACCGCCGAAGTGGAAAAGCGCCAACTGAATGGGGTgcttaaaatattaaataaggCGTACAAGATTAGAAAAGCCGATGTCTCCAAGGAGGCTATAGCTACAAGAATAATTCTGTGCCCGCATTTAAGGGAGTTTGTAGAAAAGGCGGAGAAAAGCCAATTTGTTGAAGTGAATTTACTTGTACAAGCCTTAGTCTACCTTGCTGATGGCCTGGTCCATGTTGCCGGGGCGACGGACAATAATCGTGTTGGTTTACTTGAACGTGCTTACAAGATAAATAAACAGCTATCTACGACTGATATCAGCGCATGCGAATTACTGTGTGATTTAGGATATACTTATCGCGAAGCGGGCCAGCTAGACAGAGTTATTCCTGTGTTAGAAGAGGCTAATCATCTCTGCACAGCACATACGGAACCAGAATGGATGAAAATGAGATCGAGGCTTTTAAATATCCTTGGGTTCACATACCGTGAAAGCTTCCAGCTAGACCTCGCAAAAGAGTACATGAAAATGTGCGCTGAAGTGACCAGAAAGGCCTATGGCGAGAAGCACGTGCAAGTGGTTGAGAGACTTTGTAATCTTGGGATAATCTTGCACGATCGCTGGGAAAATGACGAGGCGATAGAAGTGCTGGAAGAAGCCCAGAAGATTATTGAAGCTTGCGATACCTCAAGAACGGAACTGTTCATCCGCGCGCAAGTTTTGAATTATACAGCTAAGGTTCATCTTCGCTGGTATCTCGGGCTGCGGTATACGCATCCTCGCGCATGGAGCACCAAAAAGCACCTGGAAGAATCGAACGCTCTCCACGAAGAAGCCGTAAAGATTTACGAAGAACTTCATGGAGATCGACACAAGTTCACAGCGGGAACTATGATGACCTACGGAACAGCAAAACTGCACTTAGGACAAGTTGAGCAGGCTTACGAAATGTGTCAAAGCGCCGTCCAGGTCTATCGAAGCTCAGGTCACATTGCGTGGCCGCGCGCGGGTACATGGCTCGCCGACGTTTTATTTGTTAGAAAGGAGTATGCACGCGCGAAAAGTTTTTTGGAAGAGCTAGTGAATGTTCATGAGGACTTACATCTGGTTGTTAGCCCTGGTGCATATCATCCTAAGGCGCTGCTAGCGGAAGCTTGCGTGCATCTTGGAGATGTGCAATATGGAAAAGAAATGTTGACGCAATGCCTTCGGGAGTGGGAAGAAAAAGGTATGCACCCTGAACATTATTGGGTTGCTCGTGCGCGCGCTTTCCTGAGATTGCATGAGGAACAAAACACCGATGATGCTGTGCAAGAGTTGTAA